Proteins encoded by one window of Marixanthomonas sp. SCSIO 43207:
- a CDS encoding T9SS type A sorting domain-containing protein, whose translation MNTLLPKNSIKLLFTLFILNFSFIYSQTNYEEGNTLIDLTHYSSDITSLFASDLNNDGFKELIVGSINDNKILFYKNINGSLQQEQRIIIYEGTSSIYKIDVYSKDLDSDGLNDIIIISDLDNKVSWFRNLGDYNFSSEIELSKNIDRPESLISDDIDNDGDNDIIIGSYSNNNVSIFKNNGDGTFTNPEVIFNSDNEIRKIDLFDLDNNGFLDIISGDDNGIIKWVKNLDGLNFDSPEFITGLAGNGKGFSFIDINSDSFYDIVFTSNSSDNLKYSLNENGISFSSPITIDDSLADPQQLKVKDVDSDGVLDIVVSTYYNSIIGWYKNNNGSFSNINQITTSVYNPKAFILEDFDNNNSIDIVASSYVNNESSKQKLSLFNLNTTNNVYKETILNFYFKAVNTVKVADLNNDGYNDIVSAYGSLLWNKNLGDSTFSSQIVISNSIENSFVYDIELKDFNNDDLIDIAAIEDSSFKVYKNNGDETFTPIFSVALSDISREIEVSDLNNDNNLDILISFIQDEPHLIKIMNNGGFDFQTPTPIEISEYGFEPYHFKTGDIDNDGDIDIVTSSTEYSMIQWLENDGLGFFTHHLIESEIETNPIELSDIDNDGDLDIVSADRNNPIIYFIKNNNANFGPQITIDSQSAQSIVMGDINNDGYQDIVCTSYDYSEDNEKVFYYLNNQGNGFEDQALIESLGDALSLSKEATLGDLNNDDKLDVISSYYFINTVKYFINSFELSIEEIGLLKDTDSFYIYPNPSSNYISWSDKLSVNNIIIYNVAGQRIYNKVVDATQTLDISHLTKGIYYIVGLNVKKKYFTKFIKD comes from the coding sequence ATGAATACATTACTACCTAAAAATTCAATAAAATTACTATTCACTTTGTTCATTTTAAACTTTTCATTTATTTATTCCCAAACTAATTATGAAGAAGGAAATACTCTAATAGATTTAACACATTATTCAAGTGACATAACATCATTATTTGCCTCTGACCTAAATAATGATGGTTTTAAAGAGTTAATCGTTGGCTCTATAAATGATAATAAAATATTATTTTATAAAAATATAAATGGGAGTTTACAGCAAGAGCAACGAATAATAATTTATGAGGGTACATCTAGTATATATAAAATTGATGTTTATTCCAAAGACTTAGATTCAGATGGTTTAAACGATATAATAATAATTAGTGATTTGGATAATAAGGTATCTTGGTTTAGAAACTTAGGTGATTATAATTTTAGTTCCGAAATAGAGTTATCAAAAAATATAGATAGGCCCGAATCACTTATATCTGATGATATTGACAATGATGGCGATAATGATATCATTATAGGTTCATATTCTAATAATAATGTAAGTATATTTAAAAATAATGGGGATGGTACGTTTACAAATCCAGAGGTAATTTTTAACTCAGATAATGAAATTAGGAAAATAGATTTATTTGATTTAGACAACAATGGTTTTTTAGATATTATTTCTGGAGACGATAATGGTATTATAAAATGGGTTAAAAATTTAGATGGATTAAACTTTGATTCCCCAGAATTTATTACTGGATTAGCGGGTAACGGAAAAGGATTTAGTTTTATAGATATAAATAGTGATTCTTTTTATGATATTGTTTTTACATCCAATTCTAGCGATAATTTAAAATATAGTCTCAATGAAAATGGGATTTCTTTTTCATCCCCCATTACTATTGATGATTCACTAGCAGATCCTCAGCAATTAAAAGTTAAAGATGTTGATAGTGATGGGGTTTTAGATATCGTTGTTTCAACTTATTATAATTCAATAATAGGATGGTATAAAAACAACAACGGATCTTTTTCCAATATCAATCAAATTACTACAAGTGTGTATAACCCTAAAGCATTTATACTTGAAGATTTTGACAATAATAACTCTATAGATATTGTTGCATCATCATATGTAAATAATGAATCTTCAAAACAGAAACTTTCACTTTTTAATTTAAACACTACTAATAATGTATATAAAGAAACGATATTAAACTTTTATTTTAAAGCAGTAAACACAGTGAAAGTAGCCGATTTAAATAACGACGGTTATAATGACATTGTATCGGCTTATGGTTCTTTACTATGGAATAAAAATCTAGGAGATTCTACTTTTTCTTCTCAAATAGTAATCAGTAATTCAATTGAAAATAGCTTTGTATATGATATTGAATTAAAAGATTTTAATAATGATGACCTTATTGACATTGCTGCAATCGAGGATTCTTCTTTTAAAGTTTATAAAAATAATGGGGATGAAACATTTACACCCATATTCAGTGTTGCCCTTTCAGATATATCAAGAGAAATAGAAGTATCAGATCTGAATAATGATAATAATCTTGACATATTAATATCTTTTATTCAAGATGAACCCCATTTAATTAAAATAATGAACAATGGAGGTTTTGACTTTCAAACTCCCACCCCCATCGAGATCTCTGAGTATGGTTTTGAACCCTATCATTTTAAAACAGGAGACATAGATAATGACGGAGACATAGATATAGTTACAAGTTCTACTGAATATTCTATGATCCAATGGTTAGAGAATGATGGCTTAGGATTTTTTACTCATCATTTAATTGAATCAGAAATTGAAACCAACCCAATAGAGTTATCTGATATAGATAATGATGGAGACCTAGACATAGTTTCTGCAGACAGAAATAATCCTATCATTTATTTTATTAAGAATAACAATGCTAATTTTGGACCTCAAATTACAATTGATTCCCAAAGTGCACAATCAATTGTAATGGGTGATATTAACAACGATGGCTATCAAGATATTGTTTGTACATCTTATGATTATTCCGAAGATAATGAAAAAGTTTTTTATTATTTAAATAATCAAGGAAATGGTTTCGAAGACCAAGCATTAATAGAAAGTTTGGGAGATGCATTAAGTTTGAGTAAAGAAGCTACTTTAGGGGACTTGAATAATGACGATAAACTAGATGTTATTTCAAGTTATTATTTTATAAATACAGTTAAATATTTTATAAATTCATTTGAGTTATCTATAGAAGAAATTGGATTATTAAAGGACACCGACTCTTTTTATATATACCCCAACCCTAGTTCTAATTATATTTCTTGGAGTGACAAACTGAGTGTTAATAATATTATAATTTATAATGTAGCTGGGCAAAGGATTTATAATAAAGTTGTGGATGCAACTCAAACATTAGATATAAGTCACTTAACAAAAGGCATCTACTATATTGTAGGGCTTAATGTAAAGAAAAAGTATTTTACAAAATTTATAAAAGATTAA
- a CDS encoding T9SS type A sorting domain-containing protein: protein MRIKKILYLLTMFQVFGLHSQEFDWANSITGGEHEYGVKAIKNSLGETYFIGHSTGNPFVYEGIEYYTNGRSDAFFAKLDSDKNLVWLKKIGGDDINYFDDALDIHIDPFGDVYLAIQSVGQNFMYDGQLLSGVEASGQGGGEGVIIKVNSDGEYIWHESGTTPTGDNNSFQGITTDSDGNLYIVGNFRRSVRLGGTITLTNPSTGSTQDMLIAKYQADGTIIWAKRAGGTPHNTFAGGRDIEIHPQTNEIIVLGRSNGPVYYDGELSPAYNSNDDEGIILLSYDTEGTQNWVKQILELPSNFATYGTSLDISSEGVIGICGYKNSGVGLVGFYNSNGSVITEHEHPSTDGVRIFSISFNEFNEAYLSGWTDTGAVIGIAPATVTISSDTGFIVKLDVFQQVKWISEFTASYFRNSISYFDGKLTYAGRIDDNFTYNDGQNIITHDRGDGLFAEMTDTELLSKETFSDDDIVVYPNPTADIFRVKSNTVENIEIYNINGVLLKTTNKKEIDLSQHSKGIYLAKITTDKGTAIKKIILK from the coding sequence ATGCGAATCAAAAAAATTCTCTATCTATTAACCATGTTCCAAGTTTTCGGATTGCACTCGCAAGAATTCGATTGGGCAAATAGTATAACGGGTGGTGAACATGAATATGGAGTAAAAGCAATAAAAAATAGCCTAGGAGAAACATATTTTATTGGACATTCCACTGGAAACCCTTTTGTATATGAAGGCATTGAATATTATACAAATGGTCGTAGTGATGCATTTTTCGCCAAGCTTGATTCTGATAAAAATTTAGTTTGGCTGAAAAAAATTGGGGGAGATGATATAAACTATTTCGATGATGCTTTAGACATTCACATAGATCCATTTGGTGACGTTTACCTTGCAATTCAATCAGTTGGCCAAAACTTTATGTATGATGGGCAACTCTTAAGCGGTGTGGAAGCTTCCGGTCAGGGCGGCGGTGAAGGTGTCATTATCAAAGTAAATTCAGATGGTGAATACATCTGGCATGAATCCGGCACTACCCCAACGGGAGATAACAATTCATTTCAAGGAATAACCACCGATTCTGATGGAAATCTTTACATAGTTGGCAATTTTAGAAGATCCGTTAGATTGGGAGGAACAATAACACTTACTAACCCATCTACAGGTAGTACACAAGACATGCTTATTGCTAAATATCAAGCAGACGGTACCATTATTTGGGCAAAACGTGCAGGCGGCACACCACATAATACATTTGCCGGAGGTAGAGATATTGAGATACACCCTCAAACAAATGAGATTATTGTTTTGGGTCGTAGTAACGGACCCGTATACTATGATGGAGAGCTCTCACCTGCCTATAACAGTAATGATGATGAAGGAATAATATTATTATCCTATGATACTGAAGGAACTCAAAATTGGGTAAAACAAATTTTAGAGCTTCCGTCCAATTTTGCTACTTATGGCACTTCTTTAGACATTAGCTCTGAAGGCGTTATTGGGATTTGCGGATATAAAAATAGCGGGGTGGGATTAGTTGGCTTTTATAATAGTAATGGTTCTGTAATTACTGAGCATGAACATCCATCTACAGACGGAGTGAGGATATTTTCGATTTCATTTAATGAATTTAATGAGGCCTATCTTTCAGGATGGACTGATACTGGTGCCGTTATAGGGATAGCTCCTGCAACAGTCACGATTTCTTCCGACACTGGATTTATTGTTAAACTTGATGTCTTTCAACAAGTAAAATGGATTTCGGAATTCACCGCTAGTTATTTTAGAAATAGTATATCCTATTTTGATGGTAAACTTACGTATGCAGGTAGAATTGACGATAATTTCACTTATAACGATGGGCAAAACATTATAACTCATGATAGAGGGGATGGACTATTCGCGGAAATGACAGATACCGAACTATTATCCAAGGAAACATTTTCAGATGATGATATTGTCGTATACCCTAATCCAACAGCAGATATATTTAGGGTTAAGAGTAATACTGTTGAAAATATTGAAATTTATAATATTAATGGTGTGCTTTTAAAAACAACTAATAAAAAAGAAATAGATCTGAGCCAGCACTCGAAAGGAATTTATTTGGCAAAAATTACTACTGACAAGGGCACAGCTATAAAAAAAATAATTTTAAAATAA
- a CDS encoding MBL fold metallo-hydrolase, translating to MRPIFLLALSIMVFTSCNNSEKKKSDETVTTVEVEKPQSIKEHSDQDFVNITPIEHATMVLQWDNVVLYVDPVGGSKAFNGQPEPNIVLVTDIHGDHLNVETLKAVMKDSTILIAPQAVADKLPDPLREKTQVIKNGESTIHNNIAIEAMPMYNLREEAKKFHEKGRGNGYILEKEGNRLYISGDTEDISEMRNLSDIDIAIVCMNLPYTMPVNKAAKAVLDFKPHIVYPYHYRGQNGLSDVSKFKEMVNNQDESITVKQLDWYPDKE from the coding sequence ATGAGACCTATATTTTTACTTGCATTAAGCATAATGGTATTTACTTCATGTAATAATTCAGAAAAGAAAAAATCTGATGAAACTGTGACTACAGTAGAAGTAGAGAAACCTCAGTCAATTAAAGAACATTCAGATCAAGATTTTGTAAACATAACACCTATTGAGCACGCAACAATGGTTTTACAGTGGGACAATGTAGTTCTTTATGTAGATCCTGTAGGTGGTAGTAAAGCATTTAATGGACAACCAGAGCCAAATATAGTTTTGGTAACCGATATTCACGGCGATCATCTTAATGTGGAAACATTGAAAGCAGTTATGAAAGACAGTACCATTTTAATAGCTCCACAAGCTGTTGCAGATAAATTACCAGACCCGCTCAGAGAAAAAACACAAGTTATTAAAAACGGAGAAAGTACAATTCATAACAATATTGCTATTGAAGCAATGCCAATGTACAATCTTCGAGAAGAAGCTAAAAAATTCCACGAAAAAGGACGTGGTAATGGGTATATTTTGGAAAAAGAAGGAAATCGATTATACATTTCAGGAGATACAGAAGATATCTCTGAAATGCGAAACCTAAGTGATATAGATATAGCCATTGTATGTATGAATCTACCTTATACTATGCCTGTAAACAAAGCTGCCAAAGCTGTTTTGGATTTTAAACCTCACATTGTTTATCCATATCATTACAGAGGACAAAACGGATTGAGTGATGTAAGCAAGTTTAAAGAAATGGTAAACAATCAAGATGAGTCAATTACTGTTAAGCAGCTAGATTGGTATCCTGATAAAGAGTAA